A section of the Malaclemys terrapin pileata isolate rMalTer1 chromosome 15, rMalTer1.hap1, whole genome shotgun sequence genome encodes:
- the MFRP gene encoding membrane frizzled-related protein isoform X1 gives MEGGQGPPDPEGRECIGGAILARSCQESPPAMKDFTEITLCPNRLEQSKTEFCNPIFEPESEGAGCAPPTPHQTEGENGTSAGSPWNGLAPPAGQPLWSRAGRKHRPDCTFSWLCVALMSALLLLLLALLLGIIISQLQSSRPAGPSSATASAHHNDPTTTAPAGTAEPMATEPPREPPPATTPEPSCGGTLQGPEGSLSSPRYPAPYPPNTLCIWRIQVEDGLAIQLKIESLSLEGTRWCLFDRVELYEELGAASGSPWGGTSRFCGDVAPPTINTNSNRLRVTFVSDNSVGALGFTAHYRAILPSDKSCAWDEFFCDQGLCLRLGLVCDGFHDCTDKTDEANCSSRHKECGGSLTSLEGQFSTPSHPQPYPHQQLCLWQITVPVGHVIDLQFHNFSLESQEDCTFDFVEVHDSAGTDAPSLLGRFCGSQLPPVLTSSRHVMTVLFMADEGVAEDGFFATYRARNATEKTCSPSEFSCSNGECQARESVCDGWHDCPDGSDEFNCTSVSPPSFESSCQQIQVEMCLGLSYNTTSFPNIWLTIPDQQGAATMLRDYKVSPAQEAVGETALPSLGFVSWVGRKPSGKRADWVENWLWVEGGGIGYPGEMHPQMGKPAPNIGAPGLVVLTASLSPRRP, from the exons ATGGAAGGGGGCCAGGGCCCACCAGATCCAGAGGGCAGGGAATGCATCGGGGGAGCAATTCTAGCCAGATCCTGCCAGGAATCACCCCCAGCGATGAAGGACTTCACTGAAATCACGCTGTGCCCCAACAGGCTGGAGCAGAGTAAG ACGGAGTTTTGCAATCCCATCTTCGAGCCCGAGAGCGAGGGGGCTGGCtgcgcaccccccaccccacaccagaCAGAGGGGGAGAACGGGACCAGCGCTGGATCCCCCTGGAATGGCCTCG ctccccccgcaGGCCAGCCGCTCTGGAGCAGGGCGGGCAGGAAACACAGGCCCGACTGCACCTTCTCCTGGCTGTGCGTAGCGCTGATGAGCGCCTTGCTCTTGCTGCTCCTCGCCTTGCTGCTGGGGATCATCATCTCCC agctgcagtccTCACGCCCGGCCGGCCCTTCCTCTGCGACTGCATCCGCCCACCACAACGaccccaccaccacagcacctGCTGGCACAGCCGAGCCCATGGCCACCGAGCCACCAAGAGAGCCACCCCCAGCCACTACACCAGAACCCT CCTGTGGGGGAACCCTGCAGGGCCCCGAGGGCTCCCTCAGCTCCCCCAGGTACCCTGCCCCCTACCCACCCAACACCCTGTGCATCTGGCGCATCCAGGTGGAGGACGGGCTGGCCATCCAGCTGAAGATTGAGTCGCTCAGCCTGGAAGGCACGAGGTGGTGCCTCTTCGACCGGGTGGAGCTGTACGAGGAGCTGGGGGCGGCCAGCGGCTCCCCTTGGGGAGGGACATCCAG GTTTTGTGGGGACGTGGCGCCCCCGACAATCAACACCAACTCCAACCGGCTGCGCGTCACCTTCGTCTCGGACAACAGTGTGGGTGCCCTGGGGTTCACCGCCCACTACCGCGCCATCCTGCCCAGCGACA AGAGCTGTGCCTGGGACGAGTTTTTCTGCGACCAGGGGCTCTGCCTCCGCCTGGGCCTTGTCTGTGACGGCTTCCACGACTGCACAGACAAGACCGACGAAGCCAACTGCAGCTCGAGACACAAAG AATGCGGTGGGTCATTGACCAGCTTGGAGGGGCAGTTCTCCACCCCCAGCCACCCGCAGCCGTACCCACATCAGCAG ctctgtcTCTGGCAGATCACCGTGCCCGTGGGCCATGTGATCGATCTGCAATTCCACAACTTCAGCCTGGAGTCGCAGGAGGACTGCACCTTCGACTTTGTGGAGGTGCACGACAGTGCAGGCACGGACGCCCCCAGCCTCCTGGGCAG GTTCTGTGGCTCCCAACTGCCGCCCGTCCTGACCTCCTCACGACACGTCATGACCGTCCTGTTCATGGCAGATGAGGGCGTGGCGGAGGACGGGTTCTTTGCCACCTACCGTGCCCGGAACGCCACGGAAA AAACATGCAGCCCCTCGGAGTTCTCCTGCAGCAACGGGGAATGTCAGGCGCGGGAGTCGGTGTGTGATGGCTGGCACGACTGCCCGGATGGGAGCGATGAATTCAACTGCACGAGTGTCTCACCCCCCTCCTTTG agtcctccTGCCAGCAGATCCAAGTGGAGATGTGCTTGGGCCTCAGCTACAACACCACCTCCTTCCCCAACATCTGGCTGACCATCCCAGACCAGCAGGGGGCGGCCACCATGCTCCGAGACTACAAGgtgagcccagcacaggaggcCGTGGGGGAGACTGCGCTGCCCAGCTTGGGATTTGTCAGCTGGGTGGGAAGGAAACCCAGTGGGAAGCGAGCAGACTGGGTGGAGAATTGGCTTTGGGTGGAAGGAGGGGGCATAGGGTATCCAGGGGAAATGCACCCACAAATGGGGAAGCCAGCCCCCAACATCGGTGCCCCAGGCCTTGTGGTGCTCactgcctccctctctccccgcaGACCCTGA
- the MFRP gene encoding membrane frizzled-related protein isoform X2, producing the protein MEGGQGPPDPEGRECIGGAILARSCQESPPAMKDFTEITLCPNRLEQSKTEFCNPIFEPESEGAGCAPPTPHQTEGENGTSAGSPWNGLAPPAGQPLWSRAGRKHRPDCTFSWLCVALMSALLLLLLALLLGIIISQLQSSRPAGPSSATASAHHNDPTTTAPAGTAEPMATEPPREPPPATTPEPSCGGTLQGPEGSLSSPRYPAPYPPNTLCIWRIQVEDGLAIQLKIESLSLEGTRWCLFDRVELYEELGAASGSPWGGTSRFCGDVAPPTINTNSNRLRVTFVSDNSVGALGFTAHYRAILPSDKSCAWDEFFCDQGLCLRLGLVCDGFHDCTDKTDEANCSSRHKECGGSLTSLEGQFSTPSHPQPYPHQQLCLWQITVPVGHVIDLQFHNFSLESQEDCTFDFVEVHDSAGTDAPSLLGRFCGSQLPPVLTSSRHVMTVLFMADEGVAEDGFFATYRARNATEKTCSPSEFSCSNGECQARESVCDGWHDCPDGSDEFNCTSVSPPSFESSCQQIQVEMCLGLSYNTTSFPNIWLTIPDQQGAATMLRDYKTLMELSCYQHLRLLICSLFVPKCTPDGGVLQPCRSVCLTAEQRCQQALSLLSILWPINCNVLPDSNDPVECFKP; encoded by the exons ATGGAAGGGGGCCAGGGCCCACCAGATCCAGAGGGCAGGGAATGCATCGGGGGAGCAATTCTAGCCAGATCCTGCCAGGAATCACCCCCAGCGATGAAGGACTTCACTGAAATCACGCTGTGCCCCAACAGGCTGGAGCAGAGTAAG ACGGAGTTTTGCAATCCCATCTTCGAGCCCGAGAGCGAGGGGGCTGGCtgcgcaccccccaccccacaccagaCAGAGGGGGAGAACGGGACCAGCGCTGGATCCCCCTGGAATGGCCTCG ctccccccgcaGGCCAGCCGCTCTGGAGCAGGGCGGGCAGGAAACACAGGCCCGACTGCACCTTCTCCTGGCTGTGCGTAGCGCTGATGAGCGCCTTGCTCTTGCTGCTCCTCGCCTTGCTGCTGGGGATCATCATCTCCC agctgcagtccTCACGCCCGGCCGGCCCTTCCTCTGCGACTGCATCCGCCCACCACAACGaccccaccaccacagcacctGCTGGCACAGCCGAGCCCATGGCCACCGAGCCACCAAGAGAGCCACCCCCAGCCACTACACCAGAACCCT CCTGTGGGGGAACCCTGCAGGGCCCCGAGGGCTCCCTCAGCTCCCCCAGGTACCCTGCCCCCTACCCACCCAACACCCTGTGCATCTGGCGCATCCAGGTGGAGGACGGGCTGGCCATCCAGCTGAAGATTGAGTCGCTCAGCCTGGAAGGCACGAGGTGGTGCCTCTTCGACCGGGTGGAGCTGTACGAGGAGCTGGGGGCGGCCAGCGGCTCCCCTTGGGGAGGGACATCCAG GTTTTGTGGGGACGTGGCGCCCCCGACAATCAACACCAACTCCAACCGGCTGCGCGTCACCTTCGTCTCGGACAACAGTGTGGGTGCCCTGGGGTTCACCGCCCACTACCGCGCCATCCTGCCCAGCGACA AGAGCTGTGCCTGGGACGAGTTTTTCTGCGACCAGGGGCTCTGCCTCCGCCTGGGCCTTGTCTGTGACGGCTTCCACGACTGCACAGACAAGACCGACGAAGCCAACTGCAGCTCGAGACACAAAG AATGCGGTGGGTCATTGACCAGCTTGGAGGGGCAGTTCTCCACCCCCAGCCACCCGCAGCCGTACCCACATCAGCAG ctctgtcTCTGGCAGATCACCGTGCCCGTGGGCCATGTGATCGATCTGCAATTCCACAACTTCAGCCTGGAGTCGCAGGAGGACTGCACCTTCGACTTTGTGGAGGTGCACGACAGTGCAGGCACGGACGCCCCCAGCCTCCTGGGCAG GTTCTGTGGCTCCCAACTGCCGCCCGTCCTGACCTCCTCACGACACGTCATGACCGTCCTGTTCATGGCAGATGAGGGCGTGGCGGAGGACGGGTTCTTTGCCACCTACCGTGCCCGGAACGCCACGGAAA AAACATGCAGCCCCTCGGAGTTCTCCTGCAGCAACGGGGAATGTCAGGCGCGGGAGTCGGTGTGTGATGGCTGGCACGACTGCCCGGATGGGAGCGATGAATTCAACTGCACGAGTGTCTCACCCCCCTCCTTTG agtcctccTGCCAGCAGATCCAAGTGGAGATGTGCTTGGGCCTCAGCTACAACACCACCTCCTTCCCCAACATCTGGCTGACCATCCCAGACCAGCAGGGGGCGGCCACCATGCTCCGAGACTACAAG ACCCTGATGGAGCTCTCCTGCTACCAGCACCTGCGCCTGCTGATCTGCAGCCTCTTCGTGCCCAAGTGCACGCCGGACGGGGGCGTCCTGCAGCCCTGCCGCTCCGTGTGCCTGACGGCGGAGCAGCGCTGCCAGCAGGCCCTCAGCCTCCTCAGCATCCTCTGGCCCATCAACTGCAACGTCCTCCCCGACTCCAACGACCCTGTGGAGTGCTTCAAGCCGTGA
- the MFRP gene encoding membrane frizzled-related protein isoform X3, with product MEGGQGPPDPEGRECIGGAILARSCQESPPAMKDFTEITLCPNRLEQSKTEFCNPIFEPESEGAGCAPPTPHQTEGENGTSAGSPWNGLAPPAGQPLWSRAGRKHRPDCTFSWLCVALMSALLLLLLALLLGIIISPCGGTLQGPEGSLSSPRYPAPYPPNTLCIWRIQVEDGLAIQLKIESLSLEGTRWCLFDRVELYEELGAASGSPWGGTSRFCGDVAPPTINTNSNRLRVTFVSDNSVGALGFTAHYRAILPSDKSCAWDEFFCDQGLCLRLGLVCDGFHDCTDKTDEANCSSRHKECGGSLTSLEGQFSTPSHPQPYPHQQLCLWQITVPVGHVIDLQFHNFSLESQEDCTFDFVEVHDSAGTDAPSLLGRFCGSQLPPVLTSSRHVMTVLFMADEGVAEDGFFATYRARNATEKTCSPSEFSCSNGECQARESVCDGWHDCPDGSDEFNCTSVSPPSFESSCQQIQVEMCLGLSYNTTSFPNIWLTIPDQQGAATMLRDYKVSPAQEAVGETALPSLGFVSWVGRKPSGKRADWVENWLWVEGGGIGYPGEMHPQMGKPAPNIGAPGLVVLTASLSPRRP from the exons ATGGAAGGGGGCCAGGGCCCACCAGATCCAGAGGGCAGGGAATGCATCGGGGGAGCAATTCTAGCCAGATCCTGCCAGGAATCACCCCCAGCGATGAAGGACTTCACTGAAATCACGCTGTGCCCCAACAGGCTGGAGCAGAGTAAG ACGGAGTTTTGCAATCCCATCTTCGAGCCCGAGAGCGAGGGGGCTGGCtgcgcaccccccaccccacaccagaCAGAGGGGGAGAACGGGACCAGCGCTGGATCCCCCTGGAATGGCCTCG ctccccccgcaGGCCAGCCGCTCTGGAGCAGGGCGGGCAGGAAACACAGGCCCGACTGCACCTTCTCCTGGCTGTGCGTAGCGCTGATGAGCGCCTTGCTCTTGCTGCTCCTCGCCTTGCTGCTGGGGATCATCATCTCCC CCTGTGGGGGAACCCTGCAGGGCCCCGAGGGCTCCCTCAGCTCCCCCAGGTACCCTGCCCCCTACCCACCCAACACCCTGTGCATCTGGCGCATCCAGGTGGAGGACGGGCTGGCCATCCAGCTGAAGATTGAGTCGCTCAGCCTGGAAGGCACGAGGTGGTGCCTCTTCGACCGGGTGGAGCTGTACGAGGAGCTGGGGGCGGCCAGCGGCTCCCCTTGGGGAGGGACATCCAG GTTTTGTGGGGACGTGGCGCCCCCGACAATCAACACCAACTCCAACCGGCTGCGCGTCACCTTCGTCTCGGACAACAGTGTGGGTGCCCTGGGGTTCACCGCCCACTACCGCGCCATCCTGCCCAGCGACA AGAGCTGTGCCTGGGACGAGTTTTTCTGCGACCAGGGGCTCTGCCTCCGCCTGGGCCTTGTCTGTGACGGCTTCCACGACTGCACAGACAAGACCGACGAAGCCAACTGCAGCTCGAGACACAAAG AATGCGGTGGGTCATTGACCAGCTTGGAGGGGCAGTTCTCCACCCCCAGCCACCCGCAGCCGTACCCACATCAGCAG ctctgtcTCTGGCAGATCACCGTGCCCGTGGGCCATGTGATCGATCTGCAATTCCACAACTTCAGCCTGGAGTCGCAGGAGGACTGCACCTTCGACTTTGTGGAGGTGCACGACAGTGCAGGCACGGACGCCCCCAGCCTCCTGGGCAG GTTCTGTGGCTCCCAACTGCCGCCCGTCCTGACCTCCTCACGACACGTCATGACCGTCCTGTTCATGGCAGATGAGGGCGTGGCGGAGGACGGGTTCTTTGCCACCTACCGTGCCCGGAACGCCACGGAAA AAACATGCAGCCCCTCGGAGTTCTCCTGCAGCAACGGGGAATGTCAGGCGCGGGAGTCGGTGTGTGATGGCTGGCACGACTGCCCGGATGGGAGCGATGAATTCAACTGCACGAGTGTCTCACCCCCCTCCTTTG agtcctccTGCCAGCAGATCCAAGTGGAGATGTGCTTGGGCCTCAGCTACAACACCACCTCCTTCCCCAACATCTGGCTGACCATCCCAGACCAGCAGGGGGCGGCCACCATGCTCCGAGACTACAAGgtgagcccagcacaggaggcCGTGGGGGAGACTGCGCTGCCCAGCTTGGGATTTGTCAGCTGGGTGGGAAGGAAACCCAGTGGGAAGCGAGCAGACTGGGTGGAGAATTGGCTTTGGGTGGAAGGAGGGGGCATAGGGTATCCAGGGGAAATGCACCCACAAATGGGGAAGCCAGCCCCCAACATCGGTGCCCCAGGCCTTGTGGTGCTCactgcctccctctctccccgcaGACCCTGA
- the C1QTNF5 gene encoding complement C1q tumor necrosis factor-related protein 5, whose product MAAEMKQLLFLFLGLIASSIQIEDNKIPSLCSGQPGIPGTPGIHGSQGLPGRDGRDGRDGAAGTQGEKGEIGQPGVPGPRGDSGSPGMNGLNGEKGVQGECAVAPRSAFTAKRSESRSPPLADQPIRFDVVLINEQGHYDADTGKFTCEIPGVYYFAVHATVYRASLQFDIMKNGHSVASFFQFYGNWPKPTSLSGGALVRLEPEDEVWVQVGVGDYIGFYSSIKTDSTFTGFLVYTYWQNSAVFA is encoded by the exons atgGCAGCTGAGATGAAGcagctcctcttcctcttccttgggCTGATCGCCAGTTCCATCCAGATCGAGGACAACAAGATCCCGAGCCTGTGCTCTGGGCAGCCCGGAATCCCAGGCACACCCGGCATCCACGGAAGCCAGGGTCTTCCAGGCAGAGATGGACGCGACGGCCGGGACGGAGCAGCCGGGACAcagggagagaagggagagatCGGGCAACCTG gAGTCCCAGGTCCCCGCGGGGACAGCGGCAGCCCCGGCATGAACGGTCTGAATGGggagaagggggtgcagggggagtgcgCGGTGGCTCCCCGCTCAGCCTTCACCGCCAAGCGCTCGGAGTCGCGCAGCCCGCCCCTGGCGGACCAGCCCATCCGCTTTGACGTGGTGCTGATCAACGAACAGGGCCACTATGACGCGGACACGGGCAAGTTCACCTGCGAGATCCCCGGCGTCTATTACTTCGCCGTCCACGCCACCGTGTACCGTGCCAGCCTGCAGTTTGACATCATGAAGAACGGCCATTCGGTGGCCTCCTTCTTCCAGTTCTACGGCAACTGGCCCAAGCCCACCTCGCTGTCGGGCGGCGCCCTGGTGCGCCTGGAGCCTGAGGACGAAGTGTGGGTTCAAGTCGGGGTGGGCGACTACATCGGCTTCTACTCCAGCATCAAGACAGACAGCACCTTCACTGGCTTCCTGGTGTACACCTACTGGCAGAACTCCGCCGTCTTCGCCTGA